A window of Aphis gossypii isolate Hap1 unplaced genomic scaffold, ASM2018417v2 Contig00537, whole genome shotgun sequence contains these coding sequences:
- the LOC126554547 gene encoding uncharacterized protein LOC126554547 translates to MPRERRANIGRRTRHASQQQVYSRNLREERQNIIRENDRLRHRVSTRRSLASYNRLAFQYDSTANYSDDENLDIGRMTTICRYCNAVKFKRETVGLCCASGKVKLDPLLTPPQPLKTLFDGSDPDSSHFLQHILEYNNCFRMTSFGANIIREGGFMPTCKIQGQIYHLHGSMVPTPDEPHQFLQIYFISSMVDQLNVRCNIQGAQQLQRRIIEQLQAFFHANNAVVNMFKTALERMPSDTHKFVIRADCTPTGEHVRRFNAPTVNDVAAIIVGDPTKSRDIVVQRRSNIMHRVNETHRLYDALQYPIIYWQGQDGYDITLKMVDPITGVSTNNKNLSAMNYYAYRMMIRTHEENVILKCGRLFQQFAVDMYVKVETERLAFIRFNQPKLRSEDYIHLRDAIHSDGDVQNIGRLTILPSTYIGSPRHMHEYAQDAMTYVRNYGTPDLFITVTCNPKWTEIERELEPGQKPQDRHDIIARVFQQKLKVMMDVLTKYRVFGDTRCYMYSVEWQKRGLPHAHILIWLLNKLHSNEVDDIISAEIPDPVTDPRLHDIVTTQMVHGPCGALNPLSPCMADGKCTKRYPRPLVAETVTGNDGYPVYRRRSKEDNGRTIKVKVQNQEIEIGNEFIVPYCPLLSRIFETHANVESCHSAKSIKYLCKYVTKGSDMAVFGIASENVNDEISNFQMGRYVSTNEALWRLLSFQIHERYPTVVHLAVHLENGQRVYFTEANAAQRAERPPSTTLTSFFAMCEADPFAATLMYVEMPKYYTWNQSTKKFQRRKQGTPVPDWPQVFSTDALGRMYTVHPRNDECFYLRLLLVNVRGPKSFAHLKTVNGHQCQTYREACQLLGLLENDSHWDLTLADSTTCFPSQPIQLWNKYKDAICEDILHRLRIQTNNPDIQITDEIYNEGLILIEDQCLTIANKLLIEVGMIAPNRSMHDAFNQELNRELQYNVDTLQEFVRNNVPLLNEQQKQVYKTLMQAVDNNTGGLFFLDAPGGTGKTFVISLILATIRSRCDIALALASSGIAATLLDGGRTAHSALKLPLNLNTIDTPTCNISRSSAMGKLLMQCKLIVWDECTMAHKKSLEALNFTLKDLRRNNNIFGGLMILLAGDFRQTLPVVPRGTPADELNACLKASPLWNNVKTLSLTTNMRVQLQNDQSAAQFSKQLLDLGNGKVPVDATSGLITLTNDFCRFVDTQLVLIENVFPNISENYKNYAWLSQRAILAAKNNDVHALNFTIQSKIAGDLVTYKSVDSITNPDDVVNYPGLYQDFHHITCN, encoded by the exons ATGCCTAGAGAACGACGTGCGAACATCGGCCGCCGCACAAGACATGCAAGCCAGCAACAAGTCTATTCAAGGAACTTAAGAGAAgaaagacaaaatataataagagaaAATGACCGATTGAGACATCGCGTGAGCACACGAAGATCATTGGCATCATACAATCGCTTGGCATTCCAATATGATTCCACTGCGAACTACAGTGATGATGAAAATTTGGATATTGGACGAATGACGACTATATGCCGATATTGCAATGCGGTAAAGTTCAAAAGAGAAACGGTTGGATTGTGCTGCGCAAGTGGAAAAGTCAAACTGGATCCATTACTTACACCACCACAGCCACTGAAAACATTGTTTGATGGAAGTGATCCCGATTCCAGCCATTTTCTTCAACACATCCTTGAATACAATAACTGCTTTCGCATGACTTCCTTTGGAGCTAATATCATTCGAGAAGGCGGCTTCATGCCGACTTGCAAG ATACAAGGTCAAATATATCATTTGCATGGTTCAATGGTGCCAACACCAGATGAACCGCATCAATTCctgcaaatatatttcatttcgtCGATGGTGGATCAGCTGAACGTGCGGTGCAATATACAGGGAGCACAACAGTTACAGAGACGAATTATTGAACAGTTGCAAGCATTTTTTCACGCTAATAATGCTGTGGTTAATATGTTCAAAACAGCATTGGAACGAATGCCATCGGATACGCACAAATTTGTCATAAGAGCGGATTGTACTCCAACAGGTGAACATGTGCGAAGATTCAATGCACCCACCGTTAATGATGTTGCTGCAATTATTGTTGGCGATCCAACTAAATCACGAGACATTGTCGTTCAGCGAAGAAGCAATATCATGCATCGTGTAAACGAGACACATCGATTGTACGATGCGTTACAATATCCAATCATTTATTGGCAAGGGCAAGACGGATACGACATCACGTTGAAGATGGTCGATCCAATTACAG GAGTATcaacgaataataaaaatctaagcgCAATGAATTACTATGCGTATCGTATGATGATTCGTACACATGAGGAGAATGTCATTCTGAAGTGCGGTCGGCTATTCCAGCAATTCGCTGTCGACATGTATGTCAAAGTCGAGACCGAACGTTTAGCGTTCATCAGATTCAATCAGCCAAAGCTACGATCTGAGGACTATATACACTTGCGTGATGCTATTCATTCAGATGGTGATGTTCAGAATATTGGACGACTGACGATTCTCCCATCAACTTATATCGGAAGCCCACGCCACATGCACGAATACGCTCAAGACGCTATGACGTACGTGCGAAATTATGGAACTccggatttatttattacggtCACATGCAATCCGAAGTGGACGGAAATTGAACGCGAGTTGGAACCGGGTCAAAAACCGCAAGATCGCCATGACATAATCGCCAGAGTATTTCAGCAAAAACTCAAGGTTATGATGGATGTGCTTACTAAGTATCGAGTTTTTGGTGACACACGTTGTTATATGTACTCGGTGGAATGGCAGAAGCGTGGACTACCGCATGCTCATATCCTAATTTGGTTGCTGAACAAATTACATTCAAATGAAGTGGATGACATCATATCAGCTGAAATTCCTGATCCAGTCACTGATCCCCGTCTACACGACATTGTGACGACACAGATGGTGCATGGACCGTGCGGTGCATTAAATCCATTATCGCCTTGCATGGCTGATGGAAAGTGCACAAAACGATATCCGCGACCGTTAGTTGCTGAAACAGTCACAGGGAACGATGGATATCCAGTTTATCGTCGGCGTTCAAAAGAAGATAACGGTCGAACTATCAAAGTTAAAGTTCAAAATCAAGAGATTGAGATCGGAAATGAATTCATTGTACCATATTGCCCGCTGCTATCACGAATTTTCGAAACACATGCAAACGTTGAGAGTTGTCATTCGGCCaaatcaatcaaatatttgtgCAAGTACGTCACAAAAGGCAGCGACATGGCTGTGTTTGGTATTGCGTCGGAAAATGTGAATGACGAAATCAGCAACTTCCAAATGGGCAGATACGTCAGTACTAATGAAGCACTGTGGCGATTATTGTCATTTCAAATTCATGAAAGATATCCCACAGTTGTACATTTAGCAGTGCATTTGGAAAATGGCCAAAGAGTTTACTTCACTGAGGCTAATGCGGCACAACGAGCTGAGAGACCACCATCGACAACATTGACTAGCTTCTTTGCAATGTGTGAAGCAGATCCATTCGCAGCGACGCTGATGTACGTTGAAATGCCCAAGTATTACACTTGGAATCAATCAACAAAGAAATTCCAACGTCGCAAACAAGGAACCCCAGTTCCAGACTGGCCACAGGTGTTTTCAACTGATGCACTAGGTCGTATGTACACTGTTCATCCTAGAAAcgatgaatgtttttatttgcgACTGCTGTTAGTAAATGTACGTGGACCGAAATCATTTGCGCATTTGAAAACTGTGAATGGCCACCAATGCCAAACATATCGAGAAGCATGTCAACTATTGGGTTTGCTGGAGAACGATTCTCATTGGGATTTAACACTTGCAGATTCAACCACATGTTTTCCTTCACAACCAATTCAGTTATGGAACAAATACAAAGACGCCATATGTGAAGATATCTTGCATCGCTTGCGTATTCAAACGAATAATCCTGACATCCAAATAACCGATGAAATCTACAATGAAGGATTGATTCTGATTGAGGATCAATGCTTGACTATTGCAAACAAGCTACTGATTGAAGTAGGAATGATTGCGCCAAATCGATCGATGCACGATGCATTCAACCAAGAATTAAATCGAGAGCTGCAATACAATGTTGATACATTGCAGGAATTCGTTAGAAATAATGTTCCGTTGCTGAATGAACAGCAAAAACAagtatacaaaacattaatgcAAGCGGTGGACAATAATACTGGTGGTCTATTCTTCCTGGATGCACCTGGAGGAACAGGGAAAACATTTGTCATTTCATTGATTTTGGCCACTATTCGATCAAGATGTGACATAGCTTTGGCGTTAGCATCATCTGGAATTGCGGCGACTCTTCTAGATGGCGGTCGTACTGCACATTCTGCGCTTAAGTTGCCACtcaatttaaacacaattgaTACTCCAACGTGCAATATTTCCCGATCCAGTGCAATGGGAAAATTGTTAATGCAATGCAAGCTCATTGTTTGGGATGAGTGCACAATGGCACATAAGAAATCACTTGAAGCACTTAACTTCACACTGAAGGATCTTCGGAGAAATAACAACATCTTTGGCGGCTTGATGATATTGTTGGCAGGCGATTTCAGGCAGACGTTGCCAGTAGTTCCCCGTGGAACGCCTGCAGATGAATTGAATGCTTGCCTAAAGGCATCACCTTTATGGAATAACGTAAAAACATTATCGCTAACCACTAATATGAgagttcaacttcaaaatgatCAAAGTGCTGCACAATTTTCCAAACAATTGTTAGATCTTGGAAATGGAAAAGTCCCAGTTGATGCGACATCTGGATTAATTACTCTTACCAACGACTTTTGCCGATTTGTAGACACTCAATTAGttcttattgaaaatgttttcccAAACATTAGTGagaattataagaattatgcTTGGTTAAGTCAACGAGCAATTCTTGCAGCAAAGAATAATGATGTCCACGCACTGAATTTCACCATTCAATCAAAAATTGCTGGCGATTTGGTGACATACAAATCCGTTGATTCAATAACAAATCCCGATGATGTAGTAAATTATCCAGGATTATACCAGGATTTCCACCACATAACTTGCAACTGA